The Mobula birostris isolate sMobBir1 chromosome 1, sMobBir1.hap1, whole genome shotgun sequence sequence AATATGACATTGAAGTTGTGGCATGGCTAGAAGGGATGTTGTTATTTAGACACGAATGGTGTAGCAATGGCAGATGAACAACTAAATGGGGAAATGTCCAAGGTGTACTTCTTTCCAGTCAGCTTCATGAGAACAGTACGTGATTGTTTACTCCTCTAGTGAAGTGTATTGAACAGCAGTAATTATGATAAGTGCAAGCTACGGTCTTTTCCATGTTACTTGTGTCCCAGGTACCTGGTTTCACTTTGGTGATATTTTCAGCTCATTCTGCCTATAGAAATTAAAAACTTTAATATGCTAGGTCAAGTCTAATTCACAGCAGTTATTGTTACATGCATTCTTCCAACATGCCATACCCCATTATGTAGTGATAGCCATAATTGAGTCCAGTTCATATTGCATGAATACTTCACCTCAAGAGTATAGTCGGAAAATTGTGCACGTGATTATAGTTAACTAGAGAATAGTTGGGTAAGATTTCTAATTCTGATCCAACATTGTGAGAGTTTCAGGAAATTGTTCATGGGTGTCAGATGAGAGCAGATTGAGTTCTTCTCTTGGGACACATTTGAAAAATTACCAATTAAGAAAATTGGGTGAAGAAGAGAGAGAACTCAAAGGAGGAAATGTGGTAAATCAGGTGCGTGAATTAAAATTGCATCATTATCAACTTCCACAGTTCTCTCAGCTATACCAAGGCCAAAACAAATTGATTGTAACTTTAATTATAAGCTGTCAGTCAGTTGAGCTAAGATTAACACATAGGATTTAAAGTTATGTTTCCTTCATTATCACTGCACAGTTCTTGAGCACAACTTCCAGGCAGAAGTTGTTCCTCAATTTAACATATGGAAAACCCAGTCCAATACAGTATATGGTTAGTTAGCTACTCCTTCCATTCAGAAAGAGCAACACACTTCTGTGTTAGAATCAAAGAAGTTAAACATTTCTCATTGACAGTTTTCAGTTTCTGATTGAATGTTATTTGAGACATCCATCAGAACGTGATGTAAAATTTGGCAAATTGATTATATTTGAAAATGTTTAAAACTGCGGAATAAATTAATATCATATTTATTAGGATTTTGTTGTAATAAAGCAAGTATGTTATCAAGACATGCTGTGATGTAAATGTGACAACACAGATGATTAAATCTGCCTTTAAGTTTGCAGATGTACTGCTTACCTTCATTTGAATTCAGTAATTAAGGATGTCAGTCTCATCATTAAACGCATGTAAAATTTACCGTGTTTCAGAGTTTTGCTTAAAAGCCACAGTTAGAGTATATAGAGGAATAGATGGCATCTTGCAACATCAGCTTTACTTCATTTGCAATTGAATTCATTTTTGCATGATACACTTTGATATCAGCTGTCCACCAAAAGAAAAGCATGCTTTACCTTCTTCCTCATCTTCCAGTATTTTTGGTTTAGTTGTTAATTCACTTAGGTGACGCCCTTCATCTTCCAACAGGTTCATTTCATCAGGTGGCCATCGCAGCTCCCCACTCTCAACCTCACCGCTCTCAGTTGGTTCAACGACTATTGATGGCAGCCTTTTTGTCATCTTAGGAAACCTTTCTGATTTTTCATGGGGATCAGGAAATATCTATTGCAAAAATAAATTATTTCCCATTGGTAATCTTCAATTCTTACTACAGATTTACTTGTACTGTCAAAAAAAGCTACATGTTGTATTGAACCATGACAGTTTGCAGAATATTGAAGAATATTGATTACACCAGGAGATGTTATTGTTTGGGAAGATCTGTGTTGATTGTACTAACTGGTAGTAGAACTTAGGTTTGAAATCATGATCCTTCACAAAGCAAATATAATTAGGGAAAAAAATGTGCCAAAGTTTTACTGGCAGAGAATGGTCACTGTTAAATTCCTCAAATATAGATAATGGTACACCAAATCAAGGGTAACTGAAGGGGAAAAATACCAAAGGTTGCCTGACATGATGCTGTACAGTTAACTAGGTGATTTTAATTAACGTTGAGGTTGGATTTTAATTTATTGTGGCACTCTTTACTGTTGGTTGAAGCTCTTAAATAAATTAAACCTTCAGTTAGATTTATGGTAAATCAGATTTGATACATTTTTAGAGAAAAAAAAGCCAATAACCAAATACTATAAATTGCCAATAATGATATGTTCTTCATTGATACAAATCAACAGTTCTGGCTGATGCGAGTGAGACTAAACATCAGCAGGGTTTATTAAAACCTTAAAAGATGATTTTACATGTTGGAAGCAttaatatcaatgctttgactgcCAGCAGACATAGATTAACAGCACTATTAAGACTATTATGCTTTATAATGTTCGTCCAAAAGATGGTATTAAAAGTGTACCAACTAAACAATGTTTATTGATATGCTTGACTGACTAGCACTGTATCCCCGAGCACTGATAATATCAATCGTGTTTTATCACAATCAATGTTTACTAAGATGTACTCTACTAACTATTCATCTGAAATTAACCAGGTTGACACAGATTGGTAACTCAATACAGTCCTTCTGTGATCTGCATGAGTGAGCTGCATTCTGACTTTATTCAACAAACTTTCTATTTCAATCCTAAAAATGAAAGACTACTATTTCTTAATTCATTTTATGGTacataatatataaaaaaaacagacatGCTTTTAAAGTACCATGGAGGAACAAAGGAGGAGAGAATATGGCAGATATAAATGAAACAAAACAATCCTAGAGTACATGTAACATCTTCCTCCTTACCTACGAACAATTTAATACAATACATATTTTGTGGTCTATGTGCAAAAGCAGTGAAAAATAAGAGTCATTTTTATTTTGCATATATCAACAGCAGATAAAAATTGTTAGAACAGTTATATTTATTATGTACGAAGTGTGATTTTTGCCTCTTTATCTCGCCACACAATGATATTGTTAGATTATCATGTTTTATAGCTGAATAATCTGCATTAGGGGCTTGATCACTCTGCAGCATCAAATATCCTTCCCTGCTCAGTataggaatggaacaaaatgtgaATGGTACAGCATTCCAGCATATAACTATTACTATAGCATGTTTACAGTAGTTAGTTTCTGTATAAAATCTTCACTTAATTCTATTCTATTTTACATTGAATGGAAGATGAGCTTGATATACTGTCatgaataaatgaaaaaaaatgatCATTGCTGTATAGTAGAAAAGAGGTGAATTATTAAACAATTGTGTGCCTTGATTTAACAAATTCCATTGTGGAGTTTAAGGGTGAATCCGTGTTAGCTGCATTTGgagctttccttataacttacAATC is a genomic window containing:
- the LOC140203952 gene encoding protein LBH — encoded protein: MTEVMSSCEPVMEDFTLNPTSEEGRLPFQIFPDPHEKSERFPKMTKRLPSIVVEPTESGEVESGELRWPPDEMNLLEDEGRHLSELTTKPKILEDEEEDISSQPSQIPEIEMNYSGQRTSESSNDSS